The Solanum lycopersicum chromosome 9, SLM_r2.1 genome window below encodes:
- the LOC101244026 gene encoding cytochrome c-type biogenesis protein CcmE homolog, mitochondrial, translated as MASKLSSRLASRLASHFLRSAVTGAAATTTSALSKSHPLISVFHHQSQPLVFPHFNTNQTVFTLRSFSTLSRPARSHRSARPDIAAKARQLQTRRLWTYAITFSCIAGFIVIVLNQFQDQLVFYLTPTDALEKHAENPTRSKFRLGGLVLENSVTPIPNSPEMEFVITDLITDILVKYDGSLPDLFREGHSVVVEGFIKPFTEEMKKKENEILSEKKLQLTEKARSGDCYFAATEVLAKHDEKYMPPEVAAALEKNKQLLSQMEGKEEVSDDATPPATARA; from the coding sequence ATGGCTTCAAAACTCTCTTCTCGTTTAGCTTCTCGTCTAGCTTCCCATTTCCTTCGTTCTGCCGTCACCGGCGCTGCTGCCACTACCACCTCTGCTCTATCCAAATCTCACCCTTTGATTTCAGTTTTCCACCACCAGTCACAGCCCTTGGTATTTCCCCATTTCAATACCAACCAAACTGTTTTCACCCTAAGATCCTTTTCCACACTCTCTCGGCCTGCACGATCCCACCGTTCAGCTCGACCTGATATCGCAGCCAAAGCCCGGCAACTCCAAACCCGCCGTCTGTGGACCTATGCCATCACATTCAGCTGCATAGCAGGTTTCATAGTAATAGTCCTTAACCAATTCCAAGATCAACTTGTATTCTATTTAACCCCTACGGATGCTCTAGAAAAACACGCTGAAAATCCTACAAGATCCAAATTTCGACTCGGTGGACTAGTACTAGAAAATAGTGTAACACCAATACCCAATTCCCCAGAAATGGAATTTGTGATAACTGATTTGATTACTGATATTTTGGTTAAGTACGACGGGTCGTTACCAGATCTTTTTCGGGAAGGGCATTCCGTTGTAGTAGAAGGGTTTATAAAGCCATTTACTGaagagatgaagaagaaagaaaacgaAATCTTGAGCGAGAAGAAGTTACAACTAACTGAGAAGGCGAGAAGTGGGGACTGTTATTTTGCAGCTACTGAAGTGTTGGCTAAACACGATGAGAAGTATATGCCTCCTGAAGTTGCAGCTGCGCTTGAAAAGAATAAACAGTTGCTTAGTCAGATGGAAGGGAAGGAGGAAGTGAGTGATGATGCAACACCTCCCGCTACAGCGAGAGCGTAA